In Candidatus Polarisedimenticolaceae bacterium, a single window of DNA contains:
- a CDS encoding sigma-70 family RNA polymerase sigma factor, producing the protein TWDTSVALLLRVRDGDRGALAQLLDRHRPALARWARGRLPRWARGAVDTEDMVQDVLVKSMHALGEFEARGDGALQAYLRQAVLHRIRDEIRKAKRRGEPVTLDSREPHGDPSPHEEAEAQELLDAYEAALGRLREEDRAAIFARVELRLPFREVARVLEKPTEEAAQMAVHRALVRLAREMGRAD; encoded by the coding sequence AGACCTGGGACACCTCCGTCGCGCTCCTCCTGCGCGTCCGCGACGGCGACCGGGGCGCGCTGGCGCAGCTGCTCGATCGTCACCGGCCCGCGCTCGCGCGCTGGGCGCGAGGACGCCTCCCACGCTGGGCACGCGGCGCGGTCGACACGGAGGACATGGTCCAGGACGTCCTCGTCAAGTCGATGCACGCCCTGGGGGAGTTCGAGGCGCGCGGCGACGGCGCGCTCCAGGCGTACCTGCGCCAGGCCGTGCTTCACCGGATCCGGGACGAGATCCGCAAGGCGAAGCGCCGCGGCGAGCCGGTCACGCTCGACAGCCGGGAGCCTCACGGGGACCCGTCCCCCCACGAGGAGGCCGAGGCCCAGGAGCTGCTGGATGCCTACGAGGCGGCGCTCGGCCGCCTGCGCGAAGAGGATCGCGCGGCGATCTTCGCGCGGGTGGAGCTTCGCCTGCCCTTCCGCGAGGTCGCGCGGGTTCTCGAGAAGCCGACGGAAGAGGCCGCCCAGATGGCCGTTCACCGCGCGCTCGTGAGGCTCGCCCGGGAGATGGGGCGCGCCGACTGA